From one Marinobacter sp. LV10MA510-1 genomic stretch:
- the cas1f gene encoding type I-F CRISPR-associated endonuclease Cas1f: MDDFSPSDLKTILHSKRANIYYLEHCRLLVNGGRVEYVTDEGKRSLYWNIPIANTTTVLLGTGTSVTQAAMRELAKAGVLVGFSGGGGTPLFSANEIDIEVAWFSPQSEYRPTEYLQGWVSFWFDDEKRLAAAKHIQRARLGMIQKLWLGSRQLKDNGFEINSDQLNGLVERSLERIEHAPDVMNLLTEEARLTKQLFKLAVNALSYGEFTRSKRGTGADPANRFLDHGNYLAYGLGATATWVLGIPHGLAVLHGKTRRGGLVFDAADLVKDAVILPQAFISASRGDEEQEFRRSCIEALTRTGSLDFMIDTLKDIAVTLGSAKS; this comes from the coding sequence ATGGATGATTTCTCGCCCAGCGATCTAAAAACCATTTTACATTCCAAACGAGCCAACATTTACTATCTGGAACATTGTCGCTTACTTGTGAACGGCGGAAGGGTCGAGTATGTGACCGACGAAGGCAAACGCTCACTGTATTGGAACATCCCCATCGCGAACACCACAACAGTGCTGCTGGGGACGGGTACATCTGTCACCCAAGCGGCGATGCGGGAACTGGCAAAAGCCGGGGTTCTTGTGGGTTTTTCCGGCGGCGGCGGCACACCGCTCTTCAGTGCCAACGAAATTGATATTGAAGTGGCTTGGTTTTCGCCACAAAGCGAATACCGTCCAACGGAATACCTTCAGGGCTGGGTCAGTTTCTGGTTTGACGACGAAAAACGCTTAGCGGCGGCCAAGCACATTCAGCGGGCGCGGCTGGGTATGATTCAAAAGCTATGGCTTGGCAGCCGCCAACTCAAAGACAACGGCTTTGAGATCAATTCTGACCAACTCAATGGACTTGTGGAGCGCAGCCTCGAGCGCATAGAGCACGCCCCGGATGTGATGAACCTACTCACGGAAGAGGCCAGATTAACGAAACAGCTTTTCAAGCTGGCCGTAAACGCCCTTAGTTATGGCGAGTTCACACGATCCAAACGCGGCACCGGCGCCGACCCCGCCAACCGCTTCCTGGATCACGGCAACTACCTTGCCTACGGTCTAGGCGCTACCGCTACTTGGGTGCTGGGCATACCCCATGGCTTGGCGGTATTGCACGGCAAAACCAGGCGCGGTGGTCTGGTTTTCGACGCGGCAGACCTTGTGAAAGACGCAGTCATTCTGCCACAAGCCTTTATTTCTGCCTCACGTGGCGACGAAGAACAGGAATTTCGGCGCAGTTGCATTGAAGCCCTCACCCGCACCGGTTCTCTCGACTTTATGATTGATACCCTCAAGGATATCGCCGTGACACTCGGGAGCGCGAAGTCATGA
- a CDS encoding EAL domain-containing protein: MKKQENRTRSSSAAPYRLPIALYIFALLGLVVSAGYVAQNTYKQAKETAIGRSVARADLAAELVANRLFSTGYGLRALAGFVQLLVHQPNTSAETRLENIESYLDQKVSSLGFIDKLFVADPASNFFYPSIGKSVTKTPDWPFIASYLSGNPSREVVTPLYTDPETGDLWIWIWMLSQLHSDTGNISAVIVARQSPEMLSESFARLSLSDGQSIAIIDESMKLVARIPTALKDTSSLGKVVNRLEIRRFIDSDSSSYQAVFESYIDGEKRFYAFKRVPGAPYIVVVGEKASVALQDWYQSLWVGATGILLVAIIGLFFLRQFFRRLSVENALLHENRERRLLQQSAQTNESRLQALVSSIPDLIFVFDEQGRFTFVHAQDKSQLLMPAEKLPGLHYSKVLPPELAAQLDQLKVDVGKTEKTLDFEYQLFFEGGARDFAARVSALRDITGESGGYMAVVRDVTESKFQQAELRIASTAFETHLGIMITDERGVILRTNKAFSRITGYTEHDVVGQNPRMLQSGLQDLEFYQHLWGRVRKEGSWEGEIWNLRKNGEEFAEWLTITAVYGQSGIVQNYVGTFHDITQRKEAEQKAHQLAFYDPLTGLANKALLDERISGVRKNPIRQNAHAALLYVDVEQLRAVNDSRGYGFGDLVLKALAGQLAGVVRESDTLARIGGDEFAILLSSRHASQEVAARSAESVAEKILSAFTFPIKVLEQTIQVSVSIGIILIDGHTAAPDEQLQKAEQATQQAKERAKLRGEKRISFFDSEIQAKVVQHVLMEEELRNALAEEQLVLYYQPQIRNPDQLVGYEVLLRWRHPKRGIVSPGVFIPIAEQSRLILPIGRWIIEQACEKLAAWQSEPARSELSLAVNVSVVQFQSDNFVDHVGRILEKTGAPPHLLKLEVTESLLMDDPERITGMMKRLRSMGVRFSLDDFGTGYSSMSYLNQLPLDQIKIDQSFITEVATNPASSAIVVSIIGLAKGLNLEVIAEGVETEEQRNWLANHGCKNFQGYLFGRPEEI; this comes from the coding sequence ATGAAAAAGCAAGAAAACAGGACGAGATCGAGCTCTGCCGCGCCTTATCGTCTTCCCATTGCGTTGTATATTTTTGCGTTGCTCGGCCTCGTGGTTTCCGCTGGTTACGTCGCTCAAAACACCTACAAGCAGGCTAAAGAGACTGCAATAGGTCGCTCTGTCGCTCGCGCTGATCTGGCGGCTGAACTGGTTGCAAACAGGCTGTTTTCTACCGGGTACGGCCTGCGGGCTCTCGCCGGATTTGTTCAGCTCCTTGTTCACCAGCCAAACACCTCAGCCGAAACCCGCCTTGAGAACATAGAATCGTATCTGGATCAGAAGGTTTCCAGCCTGGGATTCATAGACAAACTGTTCGTCGCAGATCCGGCTAGCAATTTTTTCTACCCTTCAATAGGCAAGAGCGTCACCAAAACTCCTGACTGGCCCTTTATTGCAAGCTACCTGTCTGGCAACCCTAGCCGTGAAGTCGTAACACCGCTGTATACAGACCCAGAAACCGGTGATCTGTGGATTTGGATTTGGATGTTGAGCCAGTTGCATTCCGACACCGGCAATATCAGCGCTGTGATTGTGGCGCGTCAATCGCCTGAAATGCTCTCCGAATCTTTTGCCAGATTATCCTTGTCCGATGGCCAAAGCATCGCCATTATTGACGAATCGATGAAACTGGTCGCCCGTATTCCAACTGCTCTCAAAGATACGTCTAGTCTGGGAAAGGTCGTCAACCGTCTGGAAATTCGTCGTTTTATTGACAGTGATTCCAGCAGCTATCAGGCGGTTTTCGAGTCATACATTGACGGTGAGAAAAGGTTTTACGCTTTCAAGCGTGTGCCGGGTGCGCCCTACATTGTTGTCGTTGGCGAGAAAGCGTCAGTGGCGTTACAAGATTGGTACCAGAGTCTTTGGGTTGGGGCCACCGGCATTTTACTGGTTGCGATCATTGGCCTGTTCTTTCTGAGGCAGTTCTTCCGAAGACTGTCCGTTGAGAATGCGCTATTGCACGAAAACCGGGAACGAAGGCTTTTACAGCAAAGCGCACAAACCAATGAAAGCCGATTGCAGGCCCTTGTGAGCTCTATTCCAGATCTGATCTTCGTGTTCGATGAACAGGGAAGGTTCACCTTTGTGCATGCGCAGGACAAAAGCCAGCTACTGATGCCTGCGGAAAAACTGCCGGGCCTGCATTACAGCAAGGTGCTACCGCCCGAGCTTGCTGCCCAGCTTGACCAGTTAAAGGTAGACGTTGGAAAAACCGAGAAGACCCTCGACTTTGAATACCAGTTGTTTTTTGAAGGCGGAGCGCGCGATTTCGCAGCTCGGGTGAGTGCGCTGCGAGACATAACGGGCGAGTCCGGCGGTTACATGGCTGTGGTGCGTGATGTAACTGAGAGCAAGTTTCAACAGGCTGAACTGCGTATTGCTTCTACTGCGTTCGAGACCCATTTGGGCATTATGATAACCGATGAACGTGGAGTGATACTAAGAACCAACAAAGCGTTTTCACGCATAACCGGTTACACCGAACATGACGTGGTGGGACAGAACCCGCGCATGCTTCAATCCGGGTTGCAAGACCTTGAGTTTTACCAGCATCTCTGGGGCCGGGTGCGGAAAGAAGGCTCTTGGGAGGGTGAAATATGGAACCTTCGGAAAAATGGAGAGGAGTTCGCGGAATGGCTGACCATCACCGCCGTTTACGGACAGTCAGGCATCGTTCAGAACTACGTAGGAACGTTTCACGACATTACCCAGCGCAAAGAAGCCGAACAGAAAGCGCATCAGCTGGCCTTCTACGACCCACTGACAGGGCTCGCAAATAAGGCGCTGCTCGATGAAAGGATCTCCGGGGTCCGCAAAAACCCTATCCGGCAGAATGCCCACGCTGCCCTTTTGTATGTTGATGTCGAACAGCTACGCGCGGTTAATGATTCCAGGGGATACGGGTTTGGCGACCTGGTCCTGAAAGCCCTGGCCGGGCAGCTGGCTGGCGTGGTTCGTGAAAGTGATACCCTTGCGCGCATCGGGGGGGACGAATTTGCCATCCTGTTGTCCAGCCGGCACGCCTCTCAGGAAGTGGCAGCGCGTTCTGCAGAGAGTGTTGCGGAAAAAATCCTTAGCGCCTTTACCTTCCCGATTAAGGTTCTGGAGCAGACAATCCAGGTCAGTGTCAGTATCGGCATTATCCTGATTGACGGGCACACCGCAGCTCCTGACGAACAACTTCAGAAAGCCGAGCAGGCAACCCAGCAGGCAAAAGAACGGGCGAAGCTTCGGGGTGAAAAGCGCATCTCATTCTTCGATTCTGAAATACAGGCCAAGGTTGTTCAGCACGTTCTTATGGAAGAGGAATTGCGGAACGCCCTGGCAGAGGAGCAACTGGTGCTCTATTACCAGCCCCAGATCCGCAACCCGGATCAGCTGGTCGGTTACGAAGTGCTCTTGCGCTGGCGTCACCCGAAACGGGGCATAGTATCCCCGGGCGTTTTCATCCCGATCGCCGAACAGAGCCGGCTTATTCTGCCTATCGGCCGATGGATTATCGAACAAGCGTGTGAAAAGCTGGCGGCCTGGCAGTCAGAGCCCGCCCGCTCTGAGCTCAGTCTTGCGGTTAACGTCAGCGTCGTTCAGTTTCAGAGTGATAACTTCGTAGACCATGTAGGCCGGATTCTTGAGAAAACAGGTGCACCACCGCACCTGCTCAAACTTGAAGTAACCGAAAGCCTGCTAATGGATGACCCCGAGCGAATCACCGGAATGATGAAGCGCCTTCGTTCCATGGGCGTTCGTTTTTCATTGGATGACTTCGGCACAGGTTATTCTTCGATGAGCTATCTCAACCAGTTGCCGCTGGATCAAATCAAAATAGATCAGTCATTTATAACTGAGGTAGCAACCAACCCTGCAAGCTCCGCCATTGTGGTCTCCATAATCGGGTTGGCCAAGGGGCTGAATCTGGAAGTTATTGCCGAAGGCGTAGAAACGGAAGAACAGCGAAACTGGCTGGCTAATCATGGGTGCAAGAATTTTCAGGGGTACCTGTTTGGTCGGCCGGAAGAGATTTGA
- a CDS encoding histidine triad nucleotide-binding protein: MSETIFTKIINREIPADIVYEDDTTLAFRDINPQAPVHLLIIPKRHIATINDITEDDRELVGNLYYVAAKLAKEMGFAEDGYRTVMNCGESAGQTVFHIHLHLLAGKPMGWPPYSDKMKQG, from the coding sequence ATGTCAGAAACTATTTTTACCAAAATCATCAACCGGGAAATTCCCGCTGACATCGTTTACGAAGACGATACTACCCTAGCGTTTCGCGACATTAACCCGCAAGCGCCCGTGCACCTGCTGATTATTCCGAAAAGGCACATTGCGACGATTAACGACATCACCGAAGACGATCGGGAACTGGTGGGCAATCTGTATTACGTGGCCGCCAAACTGGCCAAAGAAATGGGCTTCGCCGAAGACGGCTACCGCACAGTCATGAACTGTGGCGAAAGCGCCGGCCAAACCGTATTCCACATTCACCTGCATCTGCTGGCTGGTAAACCTATGGGATGGCCGCCTTACTCTGACAAAATGAAGCAGGGGTAG